One region of Cyanobium sp. M30B3 genomic DNA includes:
- a CDS encoding sigma-70 family RNA polymerase sigma factor translates to MQDSLAHYLQAIARHPLLTPDQEILLAKQVRALPGLRQLSLNALTPQLKRRIMACERARQRMVNANLRLVVTLAKHYRAEHLSLQDLIQEGNLGLMRAVEKFDPTLGYRFSTYATWWIRQAISRAIADKDRTIRIPGHTNALLRKVRHTAEQLQRSGVNDPSLNRIALEAELDVEAVTKSLLLTRKVSSLDKPAQGGEGPLLVEALAAEDRDAYDHLHRLGTLDQVRHRLRCLSAQERLVVERRFLCALPPTLQQVGEELGISRDMVRALEKRAIRRLRQELRRAGHP, encoded by the coding sequence GTGCAGGATTCCCTGGCCCACTATCTGCAGGCCATCGCCCGCCACCCCCTGCTAACCCCGGACCAGGAAATCCTGCTGGCCAAGCAGGTGCGGGCCCTGCCCGGACTGCGCCAGCTCAGTCTGAACGCGCTCACCCCCCAGCTCAAGCGCCGGATCATGGCCTGCGAGCGGGCCCGCCAACGGATGGTGAACGCCAACCTGCGCCTGGTGGTGACCCTGGCCAAGCACTACCGGGCCGAGCATCTCAGCCTCCAGGACCTGATCCAGGAGGGCAATCTGGGGCTGATGCGGGCAGTGGAGAAATTCGACCCCACCCTCGGCTACCGCTTCTCCACCTACGCCACCTGGTGGATCCGCCAGGCGATCAGCCGGGCCATTGCCGACAAGGACCGCACGATCCGCATCCCCGGCCACACCAACGCCCTGCTGCGCAAAGTGCGCCACACGGCCGAGCAGCTGCAGCGCTCCGGGGTGAACGATCCCTCCCTGAACCGGATTGCCCTGGAGGCCGAGCTGGACGTGGAGGCCGTGACCAAGTCGCTGCTGCTCACCCGCAAGGTGTCCTCGCTCGACAAGCCGGCCCAGGGGGGTGAGGGGCCACTGCTGGTGGAGGCCCTGGCCGCCGAAGACCGGGATGCCTACGACCATCTCCATCGGCTGGGCACCCTCGATCAGGTGCGCCATCGCCTGCGCTGCCTCAGCGCCCAGGAACGGCTGGTGGTGGAGCGACGCTTTCTCTGCGCCCTGCCTCCGACCCTGCAGCAGGTGGGCGAGGAGCTGGGCATCTCCCGCGACATGGTGCGGGCCCTGGAGAAGCGGGCCATCCGCCGCCTGCGCCAGGAACTGCGTCGCGCCGGCCACCCCTAG
- a CDS encoding adenosylmethionine decarboxylase produces MVQTLQSLHPNPGWTGSSTSASATATCTPAQAGSDTVGKHCILELYACDSSRLDDEAFLRDTITSAAKRAGATLLNLITHRFEPQGVTGLALLAESHISIHTWPESGYAAVDVFTCGDHTMPERACAVLAAELGAGSHKLTSFRRETPAAIAGSEREPALAA; encoded by the coding sequence ATGGTCCAGACCCTTCAGTCGCTCCACCCCAACCCTGGATGGACCGGCAGCAGCACCTCAGCCAGCGCCACGGCGACCTGCACCCCAGCCCAAGCCGGCTCCGACACGGTGGGCAAGCACTGCATCCTCGAGCTCTACGCCTGCGACAGCTCCAGGCTCGACGACGAGGCCTTCCTCAGGGACACCATCACCTCCGCCGCGAAACGGGCTGGTGCCACCCTGCTCAACCTGATCACCCACCGCTTCGAGCCCCAGGGCGTCACCGGCCTGGCCCTGCTGGCCGAGTCGCACATCTCCATCCACACCTGGCCGGAATCGGGCTATGCCGCCGTGGATGTGTTCACCTGCGGTGACCACACCATGCCCGAGCGGGCCTGTGCCGTGCTCGCCGCCGAACTGGGCGCCGGCAGCCACAAGCTCACCAGTTTCCGCCGCGAAACCCCGGCCGCCATCGCCGGCAGTGAACGGGAGCCGGCCCTGGCGGCCTGA
- a CDS encoding acetate kinase has product MAPSPAPRAPAVLVVNAGSSSIKLVLCDHQGRRLWQQQRGWGVTATPQGHAAPEGAADLPELLRQWLLPLLAQADPAPGLVVHRLVHGGSRFTAPTALDAEVRGALAELVPLAPLHNGPALEVIRWFEDQSATASLPQWACFDTAFHATLPEAAHTYAIPADWRRQGLRRFGFHGLNHQHVAETVAASEPGVRRLISCHLGAGCSLCAVAIPVEGPPRSVDTTMGFTPLEGLVMASRSGSVDPGLLLHLLREGLSAAELDQALNRQSGLLGLSGLSGDMRELRQAAAAGHGGAQLAIAVFRHRLRQAIGAMAASLGGVDAIALTGGIGEHDQALAAELEGELAWLAPLRWLRVPADEEGLMVRQCLAAGA; this is encoded by the coding sequence ATGGCCCCCAGCCCAGCCCCCCGGGCCCCTGCCGTTCTGGTGGTGAATGCGGGCAGTTCCAGCATCAAGCTGGTGCTGTGTGATCACCAGGGCCGGCGCCTCTGGCAGCAGCAGCGCGGCTGGGGGGTCACCGCCACCCCGCAGGGACATGCGGCTCCAGAGGGCGCCGCCGACCTGCCCGAACTGCTGCGCCAGTGGCTGCTGCCGCTGCTGGCCCAGGCGGATCCCGCGCCAGGCCTGGTGGTGCATCGGCTGGTGCACGGCGGCTCGCGCTTCACCGCTCCCACCGCCCTCGATGCCGAGGTGCGCGGGGCCCTGGCCGAGCTGGTGCCCCTCGCCCCCCTGCACAACGGCCCGGCCCTGGAGGTGATCCGCTGGTTTGAGGACCAGTCGGCCACGGCCAGCCTGCCCCAGTGGGCCTGCTTCGACACCGCTTTCCACGCCACCCTGCCCGAAGCCGCCCACACCTATGCGATTCCGGCGGACTGGCGGCGGCAGGGCCTGCGCCGCTTCGGCTTCCACGGCCTCAACCACCAGCATGTGGCCGAGACCGTGGCGGCCAGCGAGCCCGGCGTGCGCCGCCTGATCAGCTGCCATCTCGGGGCCGGCTGCTCCCTGTGCGCGGTGGCGATCCCGGTCGAGGGCCCGCCGCGCAGCGTGGACACCACGATGGGGTTCACGCCGCTGGAGGGCCTGGTGATGGCCAGCCGCAGCGGCAGCGTGGATCCGGGGTTGTTGCTGCATCTGCTGCGCGAGGGCCTCAGCGCCGCGGAGCTGGATCAGGCCCTGAACCGCCAGAGCGGCCTGCTCGGGCTCTCCGGCCTCAGCGGCGACATGCGCGAGCTGCGCCAGGCTGCGGCCGCCGGCCACGGCGGCGCCCAGCTGGCCATCGCCGTGTTCCGCCACCGCTTGCGGCAGGCCATCGGCGCCATGGCCGCCAGCCTGGGGGGGGTGGATGCCATCGCGCTCACGGGTGGCATCGGCGAGCACGACCAGGCCCTGGCCGCTGAACTGGAGGGGGAGCTGGCCTGGCTGGCGCCGCTGCGCTGGCTGCGGGTGCCGGCCGATGAGGAGGGGCTGATGGTGCGCCAGTGCCTGGCGGCCGGGGCTTGA
- a CDS encoding cyclic nucleotide-binding domain-containing protein: MVAPTADALILRSMQSLADHGQVRELNPGEVVFAAGEPGDSFFGVLDGQVRLAWGDGSQGELLQAGQCFGEGALVQRSHTRHGTATAIEPSRLLVINRETFLFALETLPMFALELLASLEARLQAVRLLTVR, translated from the coding sequence ATGGTCGCTCCCACCGCCGATGCGCTGATCCTGCGCAGCATGCAGTCCCTGGCCGACCATGGCCAGGTGCGCGAGCTCAACCCCGGCGAGGTGGTGTTTGCGGCCGGGGAACCGGGCGACAGCTTCTTCGGGGTGCTCGACGGCCAGGTGCGGCTGGCCTGGGGCGATGGCAGCCAGGGGGAACTGCTCCAGGCCGGCCAGTGCTTTGGCGAAGGGGCCCTGGTGCAGCGCAGCCACACCCGCCACGGCACCGCCACGGCGATCGAGCCCAGCCGCCTGCTGGTGATCAACCGGGAAACCTTCCTGTTCGCGCTCGAGACCCTGCCGATGTTCGCCCTGGAGCTGCTGGCTTCCCTGGAGGCGCGGCTGCAGGCCGTCCGTCTGCTCACGGTTCGTTAG
- a CDS encoding tellurite resistance TerB family protein, producing the protein MTPASTMTAAEAFAAIPLAAVCCDQCFAAEEAKLIREQLLTRAPYRSMEPYAFGVLFSGLLGRFRAESWQGLVAAAAPLLEPAQRDTAYALACQLVHCDRSVEPAERAFLLALAEALGLDPHRRDQVLDVCELLHRDCLATTSVTAEVLSPRT; encoded by the coding sequence ATGACGCCAGCCAGCACCATGACCGCCGCTGAGGCCTTTGCGGCGATCCCCCTTGCGGCCGTGTGCTGTGACCAGTGCTTCGCCGCCGAGGAGGCCAAGCTGATCCGCGAGCAGCTGCTCACCAGGGCTCCCTACCGCAGCATGGAGCCCTACGCCTTCGGGGTGCTGTTCTCCGGCCTGCTGGGTCGCTTCCGGGCCGAGTCGTGGCAGGGGTTGGTGGCGGCGGCGGCACCCCTGCTCGAGCCGGCCCAGCGGGACACCGCCTACGCCCTGGCCTGCCAGCTGGTGCACTGCGACCGCAGCGTGGAGCCGGCCGAGCGCGCGTTTCTGCTTGCTCTGGCCGAGGCGCTCGGCCTCGACCCGCACCGCCGTGACCAGGTGCTGGACGTGTGCGAGCTGCTCCACCGCGACTGCCTGGCCACGACCAGCGTCACGGCGGAGGTCCTCAGCCCCCGGACTTGA
- a CDS encoding NAD(P)/FAD-dependent oxidoreductase: MAHHQILIVGGGAAGITVAAQLKRARTALDVAILEPATEHYYQPGWTLVGGGVFSLEETRRAERDLIPSGVHWIQAGAAGFDPDHNSVTTTAGDSISYDVLIVATGLKLCWDRIEGLSAALGKGGVCSNYSKDFAPYTWEAIQAFKGGNAVFTCAPMPIKCPGAPQKIAYLADDVFKKKRLNARVIYATATPGIFGIPAYAAPLREVVQRKGLDARYNHVLTAVRADSKEAVFQVSEGETSREEVIPYDLLHVTPPMAAPDVVASSPLANGAGFVEVDQFNLQHVRYPNVFSLGDVSGMPNSKTAAAVRGQAPVVVANLLALLDGLPLAAAYDGYSCCPLITGYGKTIMAEFNYKAEPAPSFPLDPTKERWSMWFVKRKILPALYWNRMLAGAQHERRFVPGVKSGG, encoded by the coding sequence ATGGCCCACCACCAGATTCTCATCGTCGGCGGCGGTGCCGCCGGCATCACCGTGGCCGCCCAGCTGAAGCGGGCCCGCACTGCCCTGGATGTGGCGATCCTGGAGCCCGCCACTGAGCACTACTACCAGCCCGGCTGGACCCTGGTGGGCGGCGGCGTGTTCAGCCTGGAGGAAACCCGTCGCGCCGAGCGCGACCTGATCCCCTCGGGGGTGCACTGGATCCAGGCCGGCGCCGCCGGCTTTGACCCCGACCACAACAGCGTCACCACCACCGCCGGCGACAGCATCAGCTACGACGTGCTGATCGTGGCCACCGGCCTCAAGCTCTGCTGGGACAGGATCGAGGGGCTGAGCGCGGCCCTCGGCAAGGGCGGGGTGTGCAGCAACTACAGCAAGGACTTCGCCCCCTACACCTGGGAGGCGATCCAGGCCTTCAAGGGCGGCAACGCCGTGTTCACCTGCGCGCCGATGCCGATCAAGTGCCCCGGCGCCCCCCAGAAGATCGCCTACCTGGCCGACGACGTGTTCAAGAAGAAGCGGCTCAACGCCAGGGTGATCTATGCCACCGCCACCCCGGGCATCTTCGGCATCCCGGCCTATGCGGCACCGTTGCGGGAGGTGGTGCAGCGCAAGGGCCTCGACGCCCGCTACAACCACGTGCTCACCGCTGTTCGCGCCGACAGCAAAGAGGCGGTGTTCCAGGTGAGCGAGGGAGAGACCAGCCGCGAGGAGGTGATCCCCTACGACCTGCTGCACGTGACCCCGCCGATGGCGGCCCCCGATGTGGTGGCCAGCAGCCCCCTGGCCAACGGCGCGGGCTTCGTGGAGGTGGACCAGTTCAACCTCCAGCACGTGCGCTATCCGAATGTGTTCTCCCTGGGCGATGTGAGCGGCATGCCCAACTCCAAGACCGCCGCGGCCGTGCGCGGCCAGGCGCCGGTGGTGGTGGCCAACCTGCTGGCCCTCCTCGATGGCCTGCCCCTGGCCGCCGCCTACGACGGCTACAGCTGCTGCCCGCTGATCACCGGCTACGGCAAGACGATCATGGCGGAGTTCAACTACAAGGCCGAACCGGCTCCGTCGTTCCCGCTCGATCCCACCAAGGAGCGCTGGAGCATGTGGTTCGTGAAGCGCAAGATTCTCCCTGCCCTCTACTGGAACCGGATGCTCGCCGGCGCCCAGCACGAGCGCCGGTTCGTCCCCGGCGTCAAGTCCGGGGGCTGA
- a CDS encoding DUF3136 domain-containing protein, translated as MSSAAKLTIGELEAGYPSYCKALRLLIRNGRSFEAIQRTVCWERLSLLQKCLPSRYKSPDYLYALLKRDVEQPAV; from the coding sequence ATGTCTTCAGCCGCCAAGCTCACGATCGGCGAACTGGAGGCTGGCTATCCCAGCTACTGCAAGGCACTGCGGCTGCTGATCCGCAACGGCCGCAGCTTCGAGGCCATCCAGCGCACCGTCTGCTGGGAGCGGCTGAGCCTGCTGCAGAAATGTCTGCCCAGCCGCTACAAGTCGCCCGACTATCTCTATGCCCTGCTCAAGCGGGACGTGGAGCAGCCGGCGGTCTGA
- the pyrC gene encoding dihydroorotase, whose product MIERLSLRQPDDWHVHLRDGAMLQAVAPATAAQFARAIVMPNLRPPVTTVAAAGAYRQRILEALPDGCAFTPLMTAYLTDSIDPAEIERGFAEGVWTAAKLYPAGATTNSDSGVTAMARIAPVLEVMERIGMPLLIHGEVTDAEIDIFDREAVFIERVLEPLLARHPGLKVVLEHITTGDAVEFVRSGPATLAATITPHHLHINRNAMFAGGLRPDFYCLPVAKRELHRIALRAAATSGNPKFFLGTDSAPHGREAKQSACGCAGIFNAPFAIESYAAVFEQENALERLEGFASEFGPRFYGLPLNEGTVTLERRPKEVPSRLHLNDAAGTAVTLVPFHAGETLPWRLATPAAATDPLLRSRDSSPGDRPARCCGRSG is encoded by the coding sequence ATGATCGAGCGCCTGAGCCTGCGTCAGCCCGACGACTGGCATGTGCACCTGCGCGATGGGGCCATGCTGCAGGCGGTGGCACCAGCCACGGCCGCCCAGTTCGCCCGGGCGATCGTGATGCCCAACCTCAGGCCGCCGGTCACCACCGTGGCAGCCGCCGGCGCCTACCGGCAGCGGATCCTGGAGGCCCTGCCCGATGGCTGTGCCTTCACGCCGCTGATGACGGCCTACCTCACCGACAGCATCGATCCGGCGGAGATCGAGCGGGGCTTCGCCGAGGGGGTGTGGACTGCTGCCAAGCTCTACCCGGCCGGCGCCACCACCAACTCCGATTCCGGCGTGACGGCGATGGCGCGGATCGCGCCGGTGCTTGAGGTGATGGAGCGGATCGGCATGCCGCTGCTGATCCACGGCGAGGTCACCGACGCCGAGATCGACATCTTCGATCGCGAGGCGGTGTTCATCGAGCGGGTGCTGGAGCCGCTGCTGGCGCGGCACCCGGGCCTGAAGGTGGTGCTGGAGCACATCACCACCGGCGACGCGGTGGAGTTTGTGCGCAGTGGCCCGGCCACCCTGGCGGCCACGATCACGCCCCACCACCTGCACATCAACCGCAATGCGATGTTCGCCGGTGGGCTGCGGCCGGATTTCTATTGCCTGCCGGTGGCCAAGCGGGAGCTGCATCGCATCGCCCTGCGGGCGGCGGCCACCTCCGGCAACCCGAAGTTCTTCCTCGGCACCGATTCCGCCCCCCACGGCCGCGAGGCCAAGCAATCGGCCTGCGGCTGCGCCGGCATCTTCAACGCCCCGTTCGCGATCGAGAGCTACGCGGCAGTGTTCGAGCAGGAGAATGCCCTGGAGCGGCTGGAGGGTTTCGCGTCGGAGTTCGGCCCCCGCTTCTATGGGCTGCCGCTCAACGAGGGCACGGTCACCCTGGAGCGCAGGCCCAAGGAGGTGCCCAGCCGGCTCCACCTCAACGACGCGGCCGGCACCGCCGTGACCCTGGTGCCCTTCCACGCCGGCGAAACGCTGCCGTGGCGGCTCGCCACCCCTGCCGCAGCGACTGACCCGCTCCTCAGAAGCAGAGACAGCTCACCAGGCGATCGGCCTGCTCGGTGCTGTGGTCGGAGCGGGTGA